The following is a genomic window from Homalodisca vitripennis isolate AUS2020 unplaced genomic scaffold, UT_GWSS_2.1 ScUCBcl_141;HRSCAF=1364, whole genome shotgun sequence.
AGTATATACAGTGACAAAGGGTTTACACAGAGCTCGTATAATCCCCTCGTCGTACTCTATACCACCCTCCTCCCACTTGATGTTGTGAAAGTGGCGCTCCAGCCACCGAGCGGTTTCTGGCCATTTTAGAAATTTAACTCCGCTTTAATCGTATGGAGGCTTGAATACGATGTGTGCACGAAAGAGAtgactgattattacaaactcttttacaataaatcgattgtcattatctttaaaagcgtGAAACTCAACTACCGCCTCCATTTTGGCCACCGTTTTGAAAAGTTCAATTTCGAGAGACAGCCTGTGAGCTATGCGACTAGGGAGGaggtcactgtcactgttttcaattgcGGTTTTAAACAGGCTCCTCAATCAATAACAGATCTCTCAATACGATGTGCATCAGTGGGATGTTGGCAGTGAACTGATTCCACTCGTGTTTGTTAAGAGTTAAAGTATGCTctccgtcaaagagaaacacgtgcatacgaccgaaaacatttgtgaccttgatatcctcctcctccgagtctgatttaatataaaatttggttttattctccagagcctgGGTTACGGAATCGAAGTGTTGTGAAAACTCGTTAAACACATCGAATGACCAATAAACGCAACCCTTCTTACCCTTAAACAGTattccgagagagtcaccccggtttttaacaaaacccacaaTTACACACTTGaaagatcacaatcaataaaataaacagacttaagaaaaattcccgttaacgagtttataggcTCCTTGCGGTCTAGGGATCCTCGTAGGCTCCAGGTCCATAGCCGTTGATGGGTCCTCCATGGTCTCGGTCTCGGTCTTGTATGACCGTACCTTCCACAGTGCCCCTTATATACTTTAAACCTCcgaatttagaccaatcagagacgcgcttatttcgaccaatgagatttttttagcaggtggttcttccccctccacctcctcctccgattcgtatgtgaaaggatctatcgaaaaagagacagtaattttgtcacagtccctcacatcccaggtgtcgccatgggatgttaaattatcaCAGTCGATGGATTTACACCCTTTAAATATCCCGTCCTTGAACAAGCAAGCGTGTACATACGCTttgataccctttttataccctttcagcttcacatcatcctctctgcaaaatctaaccctaattctgtcaaaacccgtcacatcataaaacgcactattaggtgtgaaattagcacagtcgaggtatttacatgttttcatctctccgtccttccacaaggaagtgtacactccagcttttataccctctctatacctatttagagcctgtttaataggattatcctCCTCCTCATTATCCGTGTCGTCTACCTCAAAACgaacctcaattttgttaaagtccttaacatcgtaaaagtcgGTATAGGATGTAAACTTAGTGCAGTTGAAGTATCCCAATGATTTCCTCTCTTCTCCTTCCTTATAACCGAGAATGTATAGCGtcatcgttgcgagagtgttcaacactgggtgGGTAATGTACGTCggtgtaggagtcgctcaatttatacctaacgatccccaccaccaccaccactattacatcatacgttttaCGTTACCGGTAAGCAGGGTGTACaccatgtgggagtcatgcaagAGGAGACAGTACGCCGTCGTGTTTGccgaaaaattatttttcgcctCAAATTCCAATCTCACGTCTACTGGTCCCGACTTGATCAAATCGTTCTGtttagaacaatcaatcacatagagCGGTGCGTGGGACTTGAATGTTTCAAAATCAACGGTAGGCGCTCCCGGTTTCTGATAGTACGAACTTTGGAATCTTGTAAACATCTCGTAAAAAATGCACAAGTcaccgtggacattgtcgtaaggatAATATTGCGAATTCAAATACAGTCTTACATTTGTCAGGTCGCAACGGTCGAAAGAAGACGCATcctttttcagatcattttttTCTTCCTGTCTGAAATGCCAAAACAACGTAGCGGGGTTTCTCAATTTGGGAGCTCGTTTTTATCGTCCAACTCTGACGAGTCGTTTGTGGTAAAGAGGGGTATTCGTGAATTTCCCAGGACCGTAACGGCAGGTGAATCAGAGTATCTTTCTCAATAACacgcaataatttcaatttgtaactgtcGGATACAGTAATGTGTGGAACACGCCAGTAGAGCGAGGTTATTTCAAAGTCGAGGTTAGCCGCATCCGTGCTTTTGGACCGCGTTAATGTCGGTAGCCGACCTCAAGATAATCAGTTCCTGTCTGACATTGaccacgatctttttataatcctcggcaaagcccagcaacagttttagaggcactgaatatgtaaattcactggCCTGACCGGTTTCACCCGGACCTAGCCAACATGCATTCAAGAGACCCGCCTCCTCCTCTTTCCTGATGGAAATCAGtccttttattgtacttgtaatacctacatttttcaccctgtcaacctctataccgccgatctcgtaccttatatcgtcgaataaaaatggcaatagcgttgtttattaatgtaacactggCCGCGGCCCCATCCGCCTTTTTGGCACGCACTTTTCCGCTGATGTGTAAAACTGCTTTTGAACGGTgctgtaattatatcctgttgactgattggaatcctgatttcgtcgttattctttagagttgacgaggcgtacggattgtgagagtgaaactcccaactGGTTATCACCTCATCGTACTCGACGGCCGATTCTATCGATAGCAGAGCCATACTTAAAACCCAGCGATCTAATAAACTTGATGTTCTTAGGTGTTAACAACGCGGTCTTTTGTGATCGAATGAGGGGAACGGTGTACGGCACTTCTCATAAATACTAGGCCCATTGCCGTTTCCTTATGTGTATACGTAACGATAacggttcgtttctaaagtttatcaattcaccggtctggtctttgagagagacagctatattgttcaccctacggacgttcacaggtaaatagatgactgtgctcggtttctcgactattttataccctggagcgacttcagggtaaaactcatgcagcacgtgtccttctacaccgttttgaaaggatcctcgggcgatattacactcaacacgtatcgtgtttaccgtcataatactgacggggaggtcggacatgtggacTCTATTAGGCTCGAGCATTTTCGCGGTGAAACCTAGTACAGGAGCTATGGATCCCGATATTTCGAAATGTATCGCTTtactgcacgatacttcggaccttagagtgttattgttcgccttaagactgaacgtcacgcctccgtcaatgtgcgacttgatatattcttcaatgttttcaatttcgtacgacccttcATCTATTACTATCACTTTACCGTTTCCGTAGTGAAACTTGTCATTTACACCCTTTTCAATGATCGGAATTGTATAGTACGTGGACAGGTCGATTAGGCAGATTTCGTACTccccatcgctcaaatccatCGGTGGAAACACCTCACAAGATACGTGCGGGGCcacaccgctaagtgaaaacattatttgctagaaacttcaaacacaagtgtccgcagactactgagtcatcagactgtttacgctcatagttatactgtacactgacaccggacccaaagtaagatacgagttttaccggcggtctcagattaccaaaactgtcaaagtagtacactctatttcctagtttcttataacagacccagtgcgttccttcacctcgtgaactgtccagatttactacggccgactcgtacagccgcgggggtcttgggcagtgtgtccctcatgtatACACCTCGAAAGTTCGGAATATCGAGTAACCTCGCGTATCGtatcaattcgtggtttgttagaggttttatcggtatcgagattgttgttttttttttacaacacctcttccttttcctcaccccaccaccacctcccctctttgggtaaggtttcaggtagagacctcgcccttttgacttacccctccctcgctttgtctttgtttttttctttctcccacccccaaacgctgttttagctttcatggccgcagtcactgctaaggccgcagccttttttcctacactagcgtctcctgatttcaccctttgccaagctcttctggccaattctttgtcggcctctcgccggtgttccaaatccgtatatttcgagtacgctatatcgtggattCTACAAAATTCGTCCAACTTATTAATACCCTTCTCGCCACGTGCAAGTCTCTCAGACAATCTGGTGCCTGGCCCACAGTACCGAAAACCCCCGGGGATGTGTAACTCAACTGGTAAAGCGTCAACAGCACgatttattatggtgcctacagcgggcagtgcgtttTTCAGCacgctggtcactatacctctgccccgcttgacagcttgtttcactctgtttgatttacgcttgtgattcgccatttatataccgtatcactttatacaactgtttgagtagcgattcacgcacacaagtaacctgcagtacgtcgaagatgtccgcctcggatttcgtgacagtaccggtaaacttgtcaaactccagcacgtaactgtctgttataaagtaaatacgaccgtttatatacctgaatccaccctttatagatcctggaacacctgggagtacgcttgaggtcatccctaacatggtgcctgtgagggtgcattcgttcaactctacgacaaacttgtcatcgacaaagaagtaggtcttacccatattactgtttaacgctgcattgactttcttaactctggtatgtacgattctgctaatgggtctttgattggacagtctaagtgacgggtaatctataacgtataaagtCCTGTCCACAATCATGACTACGTCCTCCGTccggtctctggtacacggctgAGACATTATTAAAGTCCGACGGTAAGAACgtcaaccactctgtaattatcagaggattggtaaactcttcacgcgttctatgggcttcgttcaggctgagtatccaaacgtatttaccgtaaaacgcgtacagtctgtttctcactactaagaacgtgttgagtttgtgccgtaaattacaaatgtccaattCTGTAGGTGTAGGCGTGGTAGGCCTAGTGATAGTCGATGTTGTTGTCGTAGTAgtagtggatgttgtagtggatgttgtagtggatgttgtagtggatgttgtagtggatgaTGTTGTGGACgtgaaggaggaggaggaggggacAGGCGGTCCGTACAAAACCTGAATTGCAAGCTGATCGTCTCTGTCCAAATCAAATTCGTACAAGTTGTTGATACCCGATGGAGGGTAATAGGACGGAAACATTACGGATCGTAACACAGACGAATGCTGAAGACCGAGAGCATGGCCTATTTCGTGGACCATCACTGTAAAGAACGAAGTCTTCTCCGGTTGCGGGTATATTCATTGTAAAGTCCCAGTCCTCTTCGAAATCAAGGTGTATATCCGATTGGTTCAGCCACGGTCGAAGGAGAAAGGCGTGGCCGAGAACGCCGCCTGGACCGTCAAAATCGTAACTGCAAGTGCTTTTAAGGTAGTACGCCACGTGTTTCTTAGGGTAAATCACTACCATTAGAGTGGGATTACTGTAACTTCTACGGAATTCGAGAGCAGAGTGTTTGGAGTACAAAGAAAACGCTCTCTCAACGATGTTAGCATACTGGCTGCCTGAGCCAATCATGTTCCACGTGACCCGAGTTGAGTTCCATTTAACTAATGGGTTCACGGAAAACGGAGCTATGCCTTCGTCCGAGTTACCGCATCTGGGTGTGTCCATCAGCTTCAGCGTCTCCTCGTTTTCATATCCGGTCACCTGTAGTCCGAATGTCTCCTGAAACCTCGTAACGGCGTCCTTAATATTGTTAGTCAGCGATGTTCCGTTGCTGTTGAGATAGCCGTATttctccaagtacaacaaagttttattagcagctatcagaggagctacacacaGAATTAATACCGAGAACCGCATCTCGCCAGGTACTAAAGTAAACTGGCGGTAAAAATGTCAAACAACCTACTTAAATCTCGATCTCACCACCCTGCTCACCGGGTCCCTAAAGTAAGGGTCGAC
Proteins encoded in this region:
- the LOC124370401 gene encoding matrilysin-like, translated to MTRAVQDWNAQAGKVTNLRDPTDMSDAVTVNYLKYGYLNSNGTSLTNNIKDAVTRFQETFGLQVTGYENEETLKLMDTPRCGNSDEGIAPFSVNPLVKWNSTRVTWNMIGSGSQYANIVERAFSLYSKHSALEFRRSYSNPTLMVVIYPKKHVAYYLKSTCSYDFDGPGGVLGHAFLLRPWLNQSDIHLDFEEDWDFTMNIPATGEDFVLYSDGPRNRPCSRSSAFVCVTIRTVIQDRDRDHGGPINGYGPGAYEDP